Proteins encoded within one genomic window of Pectobacterium araliae:
- a CDS encoding HlyD family type I secretion periplasmic adaptor subunit, translating to MRLGKYIKRIKRYFVGGDEENLQTMPEVSRAMAEDSPRSIRFTLWAIGAFFLFFILWAGLANIDEVTRGEGKAIPSSRLQKIQNLEGGIVTEVFIREGQVVNAGDPLLRLDDTRFASNVGETEADRLALLSRVERLNAETSDRELMLSEEITTQAPKIAAGEQELYNSRRQQLHNEVSGLEEQLIQRRQELRDFSAKEIQFRNSLGLLQQEIKMSEPLIAEGAISKVEVLRLRRAEVETRGQLDSVKLSIPRAESAIKEIENKIEETRNRYKSEALSQLSEAQTNLNKIEATGKALEDRVNRTLVVSPVRGIVQQVLVNTIGGVIQPGSDLVEIVPLDDKLLVEAKVRPQDIAFLHPGQDAIIKLTAYDYTIYGGLKGQLEQISPDTVTDKEGNSFYIIRLRTDKNYLGSADKPLLIIPGMVASVDIITGKKTILSYLLKPIIRAKAEALRER from the coding sequence ATGCGTCTCGGTAAATATATCAAACGAATCAAACGGTATTTTGTTGGTGGAGATGAAGAAAACCTGCAAACAATGCCAGAAGTTAGCCGAGCAATGGCTGAGGATTCACCACGTTCTATTCGCTTCACCCTGTGGGCTATCGGGGCTTTTTTCCTGTTCTTTATTCTGTGGGCTGGGCTGGCGAATATTGATGAAGTCACCCGAGGTGAAGGTAAAGCAATCCCTTCTTCTCGCTTGCAAAAAATTCAGAATCTGGAAGGTGGAATCGTCACGGAAGTATTCATTCGTGAAGGCCAGGTCGTCAATGCTGGCGATCCTTTGCTCCGTCTCGATGATACCCGCTTTGCTTCCAATGTAGGAGAAACCGAAGCTGACCGGCTTGCACTGCTGTCGCGCGTTGAGCGCCTGAACGCCGAAACCAGCGATAGGGAACTCATGCTTTCCGAAGAAATAACGACACAAGCACCTAAAATTGCAGCAGGAGAACAAGAGCTTTATAACAGCCGTCGCCAGCAACTCCATAACGAAGTATCCGGTCTGGAAGAACAGTTGATCCAACGTCGCCAAGAACTGCGGGATTTTTCTGCCAAGGAGATTCAATTCCGTAATAGTTTGGGTCTGCTTCAGCAAGAAATTAAAATGTCGGAACCGTTAATTGCAGAAGGCGCTATTTCTAAAGTAGAAGTTTTGCGCCTACGCCGTGCTGAAGTTGAAACCCGTGGTCAGCTCGACTCAGTCAAACTCTCAATTCCCCGAGCGGAATCTGCAATTAAAGAGATCGAGAATAAAATAGAGGAAACCCGCAATCGTTATAAAAGCGAGGCGTTATCTCAACTCAGTGAAGCACAAACCAATCTGAATAAAATTGAAGCTACGGGTAAGGCACTGGAAGACAGAGTAAACCGAACGCTGGTTGTCTCCCCTGTTCGCGGTATTGTTCAACAGGTTCTGGTGAATACTATCGGGGGGGTAATTCAGCCAGGTAGCGATCTAGTGGAAATTGTTCCACTCGATGACAAGCTACTGGTGGAAGCTAAAGTTCGCCCTCAGGATATTGCCTTTTTACACCCAGGTCAGGATGCCATAATAAAGTTGACGGCCTATGACTACACCATCTATGGCGGTTTAAAAGGTCAGTTAGAACAAATCAGCCCAGACACGGTAACGGATAAAGAAGGGAACAGCTTTTATATTATTCGTTTGCGGACGGATAAAAATTATTTAGGTTCAGCCGATAAGCCTCTTCTTATCATTCCCGGTATGGTGGCCTCCGTAGATATAATAACGGGAAAGAAAACGATCCTTAGTTATTTGTTAAAGCCAATCATTCGGGCAAAAGCAGAAGCACTGCGAGAAAGATAA